A single Kryptolebias marmoratus isolate JLee-2015 linkage group LG16, ASM164957v2, whole genome shotgun sequence DNA region contains:
- the pou3f2b gene encoding POU domain, class 3, transcription factor 2 gives MGRRGSVKCGLPLIRATSPAPGVMATAASNHYSILTSSASIVHSEPGSMQQASAYRDAQSLLQGDYPLQSNSHTLSHAHQWITALSHGEGAPWSSSPLGAEQDIKPAVQGAREEMHSSGNNLQHQQSRPPHLVHQAHGNHHDGRAWRTTTSAHIPSMATTNGQSLIYSQPGFSVNGLIPGSGQGMHHHNLRDTHEDHHSPHLSEHGHPASQHQHQHRPQSHHEHSDEDTPTSDDLEQFAKQFKQRRIKLGFTQADVGLALGTLYGNVFSQTTICRFEALQLSFKNMCKLKPLLNKWLEEADSTSGSPTSLDKIAAQGRKRKKRTSIEVSVKGALESHFLKCPKPAASEIITLADSLHLEKEVVRVWFCNRRQKEKRMTPPGGALPGSEDVYGDTPPHHGVQTPVQ, from the coding sequence ATGGGCAGGAGAGGATCTGTCAAATGCGGGCTTCCTTTAATCAGAGCGACCAGTCCGGCTCCAGGAGTCATGGCGACCGCAGCGTCTAACCACTACAGCATCCTCACCTCCAGCGCATCCATCGTGCACTCGGAGCCCGGCAGCATGCAGCAAGCCTCGGCGTACCGGGACGCGCAGAGCCTGTTGCAGGGCGACTACCCGCTGCAGAGCAACAGCCACACGCTCAGCCACGCGCACCAGTGGATCACGGCGCTGTCCCACGGAGAGGGAGCCCCGTGGTCGTCCAGCCCGCTCGGAGCGGAGCAGGACATCAAGCCGGCGGTGCAGGGCGCGCGGGAGGAGATGCACAGCTCCGGCAACAACCTGCAGCACCAGCAGTCGCGGCCGCCGCACCTGGTGCACCAGGCGCACGGGAACCACCACGACGGCCGCGCGTGGAGAACCACCACCTCGGCGCACATACCGAGCATGGCGACCACCAACGGCCAGAGCCTTATCTACTCCCAGCCGGGCTTCAGCGTCAACGGGCTGATCCCGGGCAGCGGGCAGGGGATGCACCACCACAACCTCAGAGACACGCACGAGGACCACCACAGCCCGCACCTCAGCGAGCACGGCCACCCCGCGTCCCAACATCAGCACCAGCACCGGCCGCAGAGCCACCACGAGCACTCGGACGAGGACACGCCGACGTCGGACGACCTGGAGCAGTTCGCCAAGCAGTTCAAGCAGCGGAGGATCAAGCTGGGCTTCACGCAGGCGGACGTGGGACTCGCCCTGGGGACCCTGTACGGAAATGTGTTCTCACAGACCACCATCTGCAGGTTTGAGGCCCTGCAGCTCAGCTTCAAAAACATGTGCAAGCTGAAGCCTCTGTTGAACAAGTGGCTGGAGGAGGCGGACTCCACCTCGGGCAGCCCGACCAGCCTGGACAAGATCGCGGCGCAGGGCAGGAAACGGAAAAAACGGACCTCGATCGAGGTGAGCGTAAAAGGAGCTTTGGAGAGCCATTTTTTGAAGTGCCCTAAGCCGGCCGCGTCGGAAATAATCACCCTGGCGGACAGTCTTCACCTGGAGAAAGAAGTGGTGAGGGTTTGGTTTTGTAACAGGAGACAGAAGGAGAAGCGCATGACTCCTCCCGGAGGAGCGCTGCCGGGGAGCGAGGATGTGTACGGGGACACGCCGCCGCACCACGGGGTCCAGACCCCGGTCCAGTGA